A stretch of the Cetobacterium somerae ATCC BAA-474 genome encodes the following:
- the galE gene encoding UDP-glucose 4-epimerase GalE: MKNILVTGGAGYIGSHAVVELLDSGYNVIVLDNLENGYIELVDKRAKFYQGDIRDINSFENIFKENEIDAVMNFAGYIKVGESVFEPNKYYLNNTYGVMNVVEVMKKYNIKNIIFSSTAAVYGEVKCDGLVYEDYPTAPINPYGASKLMAERVIIDAAKAYEINYSIFRYFNVGGAHEKYHIGQKGDGVTALIPIILQAAKGEREKLSIYGDDYPTKDGTGIRDYIHVVDLVRAHIAALPALDKNISGIYNLGNGNGFSVLEMLNAAKKVTNVDIKSEVVEKREGDPASVVAASEKARDILGWKPEYTDVEKIIETAWNWYRSL; encoded by the coding sequence ATGAAAAATATATTAGTTACTGGTGGCGCGGGTTATATAGGAAGTCATGCAGTGGTAGAATTATTAGATTCAGGGTATAATGTTATTGTTTTAGACAATTTAGAGAACGGATATATAGAATTAGTTGATAAGAGAGCAAAATTTTATCAAGGAGATATAAGAGATATAAATTCTTTTGAAAATATTTTTAAAGAAAATGAAATAGATGCTGTAATGAATTTTGCAGGTTATATAAAAGTTGGTGAAAGTGTTTTTGAACCAAATAAATATTATCTCAATAATACCTATGGAGTTATGAATGTAGTTGAAGTTATGAAAAAATATAATATAAAAAATATAATTTTTTCATCAACTGCTGCAGTTTATGGCGAAGTTAAATGTGATGGTTTAGTGTATGAAGATTATCCAACTGCTCCAATAAATCCATATGGAGCTAGTAAATTAATGGCTGAAAGAGTTATAATAGATGCAGCAAAAGCTTACGAGATAAATTATTCTATATTTAGATATTTTAACGTTGGAGGAGCTCATGAAAAATATCATATAGGACAAAAAGGTGATGGTGTAACAGCTTTAATTCCAATAATTTTACAAGCAGCAAAAGGGGAAAGAGAAAAACTAAGTATTTATGGTGATGATTATCCAACAAAAGATGGAACTGGTATAAGAGATTATATTCATGTAGTTGACTTAGTGAGAGCACATATTGCTGCTTTACCAGCATTAGATAAAAATATCAGTGGAATTTATAACTTAGGAAATGGGAATGGATTTTCAGTTTTAGAAATGCTAAATGCAGCTAAAAAGGTTACAAATGTTGATATAAAATCAGAGGTAGTTGAAAAAAGAGAAGGGGATCCAGCATCAGTAGTAGCAGCTAGTGAAAAAGCAAGAGATATATTAGGATGGAAACCTGAATATACAGATGTTGAAAAGATAATTGAAACAGCTTGGAATTGGTATAGAAGTCTTTAG